The genomic segment CGACGACCCAGTCGCCGTTGCAGATCGCCGCGTCGATCATCGAGTCGCCCTTGACCTCGAGCATGAAGACCTCGCCCTCGCCGACCAGCTCGCGCGGCAGCGGGAAGAACTCCTCGACGGCCTGCTCGGCCAGGATCGGGCCACCGGCGGCGATCCGGCCGACCAGCGGCACGTACGCCGGCTGGGGGCGCGCCGAGCGCAGGCCCTCCTCGTCGACCAGCTCGCTGGGGGAGCGCACGTCGACCGCGCGCGGCCGGTTGGGGTCGCGCCGCAGGAAGCCCTTGGTCTCGAGCGCCTTCAGCTGATAGGCCACGCTGGACGGCGACACCAGGCCGACCGCCTCGCCGATCTCGCGCACGCTGGGCGGATAGCCGTAGCGCTCCACCCAGTCGCGGATGAACTCGAGAATGCGCTTCTGCCGGGCGGTCAGGTCGGCGGTGACCGG from the Paractinoplanes abujensis genome contains:
- the lexA gene encoding transcriptional repressor LexA: MSTDDRTSSRQHQTKPDSGAALRRRSPSRGRAADAPQLRSVTPVVSQFPEPVTADLTARQKRILEFIRDWVERYGYPPSVREIGEAVGLVSPSSVAYQLKALETKGFLRRDPNRPRAVDVRSPSELVDEEGLRSARPQPAYVPLVGRIAAGGPILAEQAVEEFFPLPRELVGEGEVFMLEVKGDSMIDAAICNGDWVVVRQQPTANAGDIVAAMIDGEATVKSYRQRDGHVWLMPANPAFDPIPGDDATIMGRVVAVLRRV